The genomic DNA ttaacctttttgtgATTGTTTCTTGGTAAATATATCCTTTGTAGTGAGCGAGATGACTATTTATCTGTTCCCTTTGAAAGTATCTTGAATGAAAGCAGTTTCTAGACTTTAGTTTTCAGTAAAAGAGTTCAATTGTTATGGTTTACTTATGTGGTATTGATATCTGTAGAGGGTGCTGGTGGAAAAGGAACTTGGGGAAAGCTTCTTGACACTGATGACGGTGACTGCTGTATTGATAAGAATGATCCAAATTACGATAGTGGAGAGGTACTTACTTTGCGCCTTTATTTTGTGTTGGatactttttcttgtttgtttaggAATTTTATATCTAGCATCAGCTGACTTTAACCTTTACTAATAGTTTGATTTATGCGTTTGTGATTCATGTATACAATTTATTTATGCGTTTGTGATTCATGTATACAATTTAACAGGACGCATATGATGGACTTGTTGATTCACCTGTATCAGACCCGTTGGATGATTACAAAAAGGCTGTAGTTTCCATCATTGAGGAATACTTTAGCACCGGGGATGTGAAAGTGGCGGCATCTGACCTCAGGGAACTTGGTTCAAGTGAATATCATCCTTACTTTACCAAGCGACTTGTTTCTATGGCCATGGACAGGCATGATAAGGAGAAGGAAATGGCTTCTGTGCTACTCTCTGCATTGTATGTTGATGTCATTTTACCTGATCAAATTAGGGATGGGTTTATTAGACTTCTCAGATCTGTGGATGACCTAGCAGTGGACATTCTTGATGCTGTTAATGTCCTTGCATTGTTTATTGCACGGGCTATCGTTGACGAAATTCTCCCTCCGGTTTTTCTGACTAGATCTAAGAAAATTCTTCCAGAATCTTCCAAAGGGTTTCAGGTAATTGTGACTGCAGAAAAGAGCTATCTCTCAGCTCCTCACCATGCAGAACTAGTGGAGAAGAAGTGGGGAGGTAGTACTCACACTAcagtagaagaaacaaagaaaaagatatcTGAAATCTTACAGGAATACGTGGAAAACGGAGACACTTACGAAGCTTGTAGATGCATCAGGGAATTAGGCGTCTCGTTTTTCCATCACGAGGTCGTGAAGAGGGCTTTGGTTCTGGCTATGGAATCTCAATCCGCTGAGTCACGTATACTAAAGCTGTTGAACGAAGCTGCTGAAGAAGGTCTCATCAGTTCGAGTCAAATGGTGAAAGGATTCTACCGAGTAGCAGAGAGTCTTGATGACCTTGCTCTAGATATCCCATCTGCCAAAAAGCTGTTTAATTCTATCGTTCCAAAGGCTATTTCTGGAGGCTGGCTTGATGATTCATTTAAGGTAACCTCTGATCAAGATGAAGGGAAATCAAGTGAAGACGGAAAGCTAAAACAGTACAAGAAGGATACAGTGAACATAATTCAGGAATATTTCTTATCAGATGACATTCCTGAGCTAATCCGCAGTCTTCAAGATTTAGGGACACCTGAATATAACCCAGTGTTTCTGAAGAGGCTCATAACTCTTGCTCTAGAtaggaaaaacagagaaaaggaaATGGCTTCGGTTCTTCTCTCTGCTCTTCACATGGAGTTATTCTCAACCGAAGATTTCATAAACGGTTTCATTATGCTCCTGGAATCCGCAGAAGACACCGCTTTAGACATCATGGACGCATCAAACGAACTTGCCCTGTTTTTAGCTAGAGCTGTGATTGACGACGTCTTAGTTCCACTTAACCTTGAAGAGATCTCAACGAAGCTACCTCCAAAATCAACCGGAAGCGAAACAGTCCGCTCAGCCAGGACTCTCATCTCAGCCCGACACGCAGGAGAGAGACTCCTGAGAAGCTGGGGTGGTGGAACCGGATGGATAGTGGAAGATGCAAAGGACAAAATCTTGAAACTTTTAGAAGAATACGAAACGGGAGGAGTAACATCAGAAGCTTGTCAATGTATCCGCGATCTAGGGATGCCATTTTTTAACCACGAAGTAGTGAAGAAAGCTTTGGTGATGGCAATGGAGAAGCAGAATGATCGGTTACTGAATCTGCTTGAGGAGTGTTTTGGTGAAGGATTG from Camelina sativa cultivar DH55 chromosome 2, Cs, whole genome shotgun sequence includes the following:
- the LOC104740909 gene encoding uncharacterized protein LOC104740909 — encoded protein: MASGEGILTDGQWKKLEIATQNAESLSSSPKSHTLFADLNIKSPTGGKGPVAGIPLRHVRRTHSGKHIRVKKEGAGGKGTWGKLLDTDDGDCCIDKNDPNYDSGEDAYDGLVDSPVSDPLDDYKKAVVSIIEEYFSTGDVKVAASDLRELGSSEYHPYFTKRLVSMAMDRHDKEKEMASVLLSALYVDVILPDQIRDGFIRLLRSVDDLAVDILDAVNVLALFIARAIVDEILPPVFLTRSKKILPESSKGFQVIVTAEKSYLSAPHHAELVEKKWGGSTHTTVEETKKKISEILQEYVENGDTYEACRCIRELGVSFFHHEVVKRALVLAMESQSAESRILKLLNEAAEEGLISSSQMVKGFYRVAESLDDLALDIPSAKKLFNSIVPKAISGGWLDDSFKVTSDQDEGKSSEDGKLKQYKKDTVNIIQEYFLSDDIPELIRSLQDLGTPEYNPVFLKRLITLALDRKNREKEMASVLLSALHMELFSTEDFINGFIMLLESAEDTALDIMDASNELALFLARAVIDDVLVPLNLEEISTKLPPKSTGSETVRSARTLISARHAGERLLRSWGGGTGWIVEDAKDKILKLLEEYETGGVTSEACQCIRDLGMPFFNHEVVKKALVMAMEKQNDRLLNLLEECFGEGLITTNQMTKGFGRVKDSLDDLSLDIPNAKEKFELYASRAMDNGWILHEFAISATQ